The following proteins come from a genomic window of Rutidosis leptorrhynchoides isolate AG116_Rl617_1_P2 chromosome 10, CSIRO_AGI_Rlap_v1, whole genome shotgun sequence:
- the LOC139870885 gene encoding uncharacterized protein, with amino-acid sequence MEPLVDELKVLWDNGVETYDSSTNGNFQMRAGLVWTISDFTAYSNLSGWRTKGKLACPSCHTRTRLIWLRRNRKFVFMVHRRWMSKRHAYRKDKYSFDGTKELEMKPTCLTGSDVLNELHGLEFKFGKEVKDNPVLPYNWKKTSIFFQLPYWKNNVIRHNLDVMHIEKNMLKGVKVPNGYSANISRCAQLKPLKIGGLKSHDNHILMQQLLPLCIRSVVPKHVRSVVIRLCRYYRRLCCKVLDPTKLLQMENDIGKILCDLERIFPPSFFDIMVHLSVHLAYEASIGGPVQYRWMYPIERYLATLKSYVRNRSKPEGSISEGYLADRQLFTHCREHPSILRRENKKEHQHLIQRMHNNNFETWFWKHVRKLYNQGVDEISEDRRHLANGPSEYVTTYKGYIVNGYRF; translated from the exons ATGGAACCTTTAGTGGATGAGCTAAAGGTGTTGTGGGATAATGGAGTAGAGACTTATGATTCCTCAACAAATGGTAACTTTCAAATGCGTGCTGGTTTGGTATGGACAATAAGTGACTTTACGGCGTATTCCAACTTATCTGGATGGAGAACTAAAGGAAAACTTGCATGTCCATCATGCCATACGCGTACAAGATTGATTTGGTTGAGACGTAATAGGAAATTTGTTTTTATGGTACATCGTCGATGGATGTCAAAGAGACATGCGTATCGGAAAGATAAATATTCGTTTGATGGGACGAAAGAATTAGAGATGAAACCAACTTGCTTAACAGGGTCAGATGTTCTCAATGAGCTACATGGTCTTGAATTTAAATTTGGGAAAGAAGTCAAGGACAACCCAGTATTGCCGTATAATTGGAAGAAGACAAGTATATTCTTTCAATTACCGTACTGGAAAAataacgtgatacgacataatctAGATGTAATGCATATTGAGAAGAAT ATGCTTAAAGGAGTGAAAGTTCCTAATGGTTATTCAGCTAATATTTCAAGATGCGCTCAACTCAAACCTCTTAAAATTGGTGGTCTTAAAAGTCACGACAATCATATTTTGATGCAACAATTGCTTCCACTTTGCATACGAAGTGTTGTACCTAAGCATGTCCGCTCTGTTGTGATCAGGTTGTGTCGTTACTATAGACGCTTATGCTGTAAAGTTCTCGATCCAACTAAATTGCTTCAAATGGAAAATGATATTGGAAAAATCCTTTGCGATTTGGAGAGGATTTTCCCACCATCATTCTTTGACATAATGGTTCATCTTTCTGTTCACCTTGCTTATGAGGCTAGCATTGGAGGACCAGTGCAATACCGTTGGATGTATCCAATTGAGAG GTATTTAGCCACATTAAAATCTTACGTGCGAAACAGGAGTAAACCTGAAGGCTCAATATCAGAAGGATATCTAGCTGAC CGTCAACTCTTTACACATTGCAGAGAACACCCGAGTATTCTTCGGCGTGAAAATAAGAAAGAACATCAGCATTTGATACAGCGTATGCACAATAATAatttcgagacctggttttggaaACAT GTTCGTAAGCTGTATAACCAAGGAGTAGACGAAATATCAGAAGATCGAAGGCATTTGGCAAATGGCCCATCTGAGTATGTGACAACATATAAGGGATATATTGTTAATGGTTACCGTTTTTAA